A genomic stretch from Scheffersomyces stipitis CBS 6054 chromosome 6, complete sequence includes:
- a CDS encoding predicted protein translates to MPFNFVQSKIAELSPIVGLDEASLKILICTLLSFPFGVIFKRLPDQSYTLKNLYNLAVSSLYVFGILNLRSGLVTLLISATGTYFITRYLRTSSMPWVNFIFLMAHLCYSHLHTQFFVTFDQTKIDITGAQMVLVIKLSSFGWSVYDGRQPKDLLTSYTASRAIKKHPNILPYIGYVFFYASVLTGPAFDYADYDKFIHSTLFDDVPDSKRPGRNKRRIPRSGRQALYKTLQGFFWAFWLFQVPRYVNLEYVLSGKFYANHNFIYRIIYLWILGFTHRLKYYTIWLIAEGACILCGIGYNGYDAETDTFKWDRVQNIDPWAFETGQNVHTCLEAWNMNTNKWLKNFVYLRIARPGKKPGFKSTLFTFVTSAFWHGTRPGYYLTFVLGAVSQSLGKIYRRNLRPIFLEADGKTPKPTKIYYDIVSLIVTQLLFGFISQPFVILDFKLSLYCWATAYFYVPVVAIVTFFLFRGPYAKVVVKWCRSHSASAQVPKEALDNIKLTSKEAEKVKSHLDSILEREFDTLGLPPIDVLETVDKKEFDEDVKDLAEAWRSFRGRRGSIKDDDFEGLKDAYNNFTNEINEIFTSKKEEFSKKPATMSKANKVD, encoded by the coding sequence ATGCCGTTCAATTTCGTCCAACTGAAGATAGCGGAGCTACTGCCGATTGTAGGCTTGGATGAGGCCAGTTTGAAGATCCTCATTTGTACCCTTCTCTCTTTCCCGTTTGGGGTAATCTTCAAGAGACTTCCAGACCAAAGCTAtacattgaagaacttgtacAATTTGGCTGTTTCGTCGTTGTACGTATTTGGAATTCTCAATCTCCGAAGTGGACTTGTCACATTGTTGATTTCAGCCACAGGAACATATTTCATCACCCGATACTTAAGAACCAGTTCGATGCCATGGGTCAACTTTATCTTTCTCATGGCCCATTTGTGCTACTCCCATTTGCACACTCAATTCTTTGTGACATTTGATCAGACCAAGATTGACATCACGGGAGCTCAGATGGTCTTGGTTATAAAGCTTTCTTCCTTTGGCTGGAGTGTGTATGATGGAAGACAGCCCAAAGATCTCTTGACTTCCTACACAGCTTCCAGAGCCATTAAGAAGCACCCCAACATCTTGCCATATATTGGCTACGTATTCTTCTATGCTTCAGTATTGACAGGACCGGCTTTTGACTATGCTGACTATGACAAGTTCATTCATTCCACTTTGTTTGACGATGTGCCGGATTCTAAGCGTCCGGGTCGtaacaagagaagaatccCCAGAAGTGGCAGACAGGCACTTTACAAAACTTTGCAGGGTTTTTTCTGGGCTTTCTGGCTATTCCAGGTTCCTAGATACGTCAATCTTGAATATGTATTAAGTGGTAAGTTCTACGCCAACCACAACTTCATCTACCGTATCATCTACTTGTGGATCTTGGGCTTCACTCACAGACTCAAGTACTATACTATCTGGTTGATAGCTGAAGGTGCTTGCATTTTATGTGGCATAGGCTACAACGGCTATGATGCTGAAACGGATACCTTCAAATGGGATAGAGTTCAGAACATAGATCCTTGGGCATTTGAAACAGGCCAAAATGTTCATACTTGTTTAGAAGCCTGGAACATGAACACCAACAAGTGGCTCAAGAACTTTGTCTACTTGAGAATTGCTAGACCAGGCAAGAAGCCTGGCTTTAAGAGTACTTTGTTCACTTTTGTTACTAGTGCCTTTTGGCATGGAACTAGACCAGGATATTATTTGACGTTCGTACTTGGGGCTGTTCTGCAATCTTTGGGTAAGATCTACAGGAGAAACTTGCGTccaatcttcttggaagcaGACGGAAAGACTCCTAAACCAACTAAGATATACTACGATATTGTTTCGTTGATTGTTACACAGCTTCTCTTTGGTTTTATTTCTCAGCCATTTGTCATCTTGGATTTCAAGCTTTCTCTTTACTGTTGGGCTACAGCTTATTTCTACGTTCCGGTTGTAGCCATTGTCACGTTCTTCCTCTTTAGGGGTCCATACGCTAAGGTAGTCGTCAAGTGGTGTAGATCCCATTCTGCCTCTGCACAAGTTCCTAAGGAAGCACTTGATAATATTAAGCTCACTTCCAAGGAAGCAGAAAAGGTCAAGAGCCATTTGGACAGTATCTTGGAAAGAGAATTCGACACATTAGGATTACCACCTATTGATGTCCTTGAAACTGTagacaagaaggaattcGACGAAGACGTAAAGGACTTGGCCGAAGCCTGGCGTTCGTTCAGGGGCCGCAGGGGTTCTATTAAGGATGATGATTTTGAAGGCTTAAAAGATGCCTACAACAATTTCACTAACGAGATTAACGAGATCTTCACCtccaagaaagaagagtttaGCAAAAAACCAGCGACAATGTCCAAGGCCAATAAGGTCGATTGA
- the HEM15 gene encoding ferrochelatase precursor (Performs last step in heme biosynthesis pathway, inserting ferrous iron into protoporphyrin IX~go_function ferrochelatase activity~go_process heme biosynthesis~go_function ferrochelatase activity~go_process heme biosynthesis): MNMGGPSTVSETHDFLFRLFSDGDLIPFGPFQNILAKWIARRRTPKIEEHYKEIGGGSPIRYWSEFQCKRVCEILDKSNPETAPHKPYVAFRYAKPLTEDTLQQMLDDGVKRAVAFSQYPQFSYSTTGSSINELYRQTLQLDPDRRINWSVIDRWPKDKGLVSAFCTHINDKLTEFPAEDRDKIVLLFSAHSLPMEIVNKGDSYPAEVAATVYAIMEKLKFSLPYRLVWQSQVGPKPWLGGQTAKITGKLDLRDDIKGIILVPVAFTSDHIETLHELDIELVEDLKNPEKVKRAASLNGSEIFIEGLADLVKNHLQSGKLYSTQLELDCKLGGETAKNTFKHPSELFGDHSKSS; the protein is encoded by the coding sequence ATGAATATGGGAGGTCCTTCTACAGTGTCTGAAACTCACGACTTTCTTTTCAGGCTCTTTTCAGATGGAGACTTAATTCCGTTTGGACCTTTCCAAAATATCCTTGCCAAATGGattgccagaagaagaacaccCAAGATCGAGGAGCATTATAAAGAGATTGGTGGAGGTTCTCCTATTCGTTACTGGTCCGAATTCCAGTGCAAGAGAGTGTGTGAGATTCTAGACAAATCGAATCCAGAAACAGCTCCTCATAAACCATACGTAGCTTTCAGATATGCAAAACCATTGACGGAAGATACGCTCCAACAGATGTTGGATGACGGGGTTAAGCGTGCTGTGGCCTTCTCCCAGTATCCCCAGTTCTCATACTCTACGACTGGCTCTTCTATCAACGAATTGTATAGACAAACATTGCAACTCGATCCAGACCGTAGGATCAACTGGTCTGTAATCGACAGATGGCCCAAGGATAAAGGTTTAGTTTCAGCCTTTTGTACTCACATCAACGACAAACTCACTGAGTTCCCTGCCGAAGACAGAGACAAAATTGTTTTGTTGTTTTCGGCTCATTCATTGCCAATGGAGATCGTCAACAAGGGTGATTCGTATCCTGCTGAGGTGGCGGCCACAGTCTACGCCATCatggaaaagttgaaattccTGTTGCCCTACAGATTGGTATGGCAATCACAAGTTGGACCCAAGCCTTGGTTGGGTGGGCAAACTGCTAAGATCACAGGAAAGCTCGATCTCAGAGACGATATCAAAGGCATCATCTTAGTTCCTGTAGCGTTCACTTCTGACCACATTGAAACGCTCCATGAGTTGGATATCGAGTTGGTGGAAGATCTCAAGAATCCAGAAAAGGTTAAAAGAGCCGCTTCATTGAACGGAAGTGAGATATTTATTGAAGGTTTGGCTGATTTGGTCAAGAATCACTTGCAGTCGGGTAAATTGTACTCCACacaattggaattggatTGTAAGTTAGGTGGAGAAACCGCGAAGAATACTTTCAAGCATCCCAGCGAGTTATTTGGAGACCACTCGAAATCCCTGTAA
- a CDS encoding predicted protein produces the protein MFPHKKNDPLKSLPISRVGSSQRLNQHISSIPSTPNYVASSLNPVRNLPVSSGSIKSKITTKAALDKFEQLPIVKQVGAFEDTLNAISDNISQFKEGQLHANVEKIIAINDDLKSKIEELDRHRRLGENIKELEAESSNLDNTSKYILKELISYRNELRALPRLPASASKGSGDTVEIEDILKYAMKLAKFTKAPATSASMPFQIHPNNYVWPAEDALRRGMLAASSLNPDEIIANELGTTEEEKIQEKKDEQVKKADKQQDTGIRRGSFGDYGSSSSGKKKEEQSAQLDLDLFDSEDEFSD, from the exons ATGTTTCCTCACAAAAAGAACGATCCCTTAAAATCCCTTCCCATATCACGAGTTGGTTCGTCACAGCGACTTAACCAACATATTTCTTCCATTCCTAGCACTCCCAACTATGTAGCATCTTCATTGAATCCCGTAAGAAACCTCCCAGTGAGTTCAGGAAGTATCAAGAGTAAAATCACCACAAAAGCAGCCTTAGATAAATTCGAACAATTgcccatagttaagcaAGTAGGTGCTTTTGAAGACACTCTAAATGCCATCTCCGATAACATATCACAGTTCAAGGAAGGGCAGTTGCATGCAAATGTTGAGAAAATCATCGCCATAAACGACGATCTCAAGtcaaaaattgaagaactaGATAGACATCGTCGTTTGGGAGAAAACatcaaagaacttgaagctgaaaGTAGCAATTTGGACAACACTTCCAAGTATATACTAAAGGAGCTCATATCGTACAGAAACGAATTAAGGGCTCTTCCCAGATTACCTGCATCAGCAA GCAAAGGAAGTGGAGATACTGTTGAGATCGAAGATATCTTGAAATATGCCAtgaagttggccaagttcaCTAAGGCTCCAGCTACGCTGGCAAGTATGCCCTTTCAAATTCACCCCAATAACTACGTGTGGCCAGCTGAAGATGCTTTAAGAAGAGGAATGCTTGCAGCGAGCTCATTGAATCCAGACGAAATTATCGCAAACGAATTGGGTACTacagaggaagaaaagatacaagaaaagaaagatgaaCAAGTCAAGAAAGCAGACAAACAACAGGACACTGGAATACGTAGAGGTTCATTCGGCGACTATGGTTCCTCATCCTCTggtaagaagaaggaagaacagTCGGCCCAACTCGACCTCGATTTGTTCGACTCGGAAGACGAGTTTTCCGATTAG
- a CDS encoding predicted protein (go_component intracellular~go_function nucleic acid binding): MKRSNVFGDSSDSESDSDQPVSTKKVFIPPKESVVESKPNPEDTSSKQNDYMTFVPAKEKVSTTSTSTYTSHGMKYHEIQQTKREEALKVSLFDSETKSVGLSIMEKMGFRIGDTLGTIDYSNGSARDEPIAVKVRKERLGLGAEQNAKDLESLELDSYKLRVSDQKKVTEFRRQLSNVMKLCFEISGEANNLYSNYDLSKVNELWRPYAVKLVEHDNSVKISQRIGNNKIQTVSTSGFASIDNIEDPESAMISLLQYLRKNHFYCFFCGCSYSDVTDLEQHCPGIFADDHQI; the protein is encoded by the coding sequence ATGAAGCGTAGCAATGTGTTCGGTGactcttcagattcagagTCCGATAGCGACCAGCCCGTTTCAACAAAAAAAGTGTTTATTCCTCCGAAAGAATCGGTAGTGGAGTCTAAACCGAATCCTGAAGACACTCTGTCTAAACAAAATGACTATATGACATTTGTTCCCGCTAAAGAGAAAGTATCTACGACATCAACCTCAACTTATACCTCCCATGGGATGAAGTACCACGAAATCCAAcaaacaaaaagagaagaagccCTAAAGGTATCTCTCTTTGATAGCGAAACCAAATCGGTTGGACTATCTATAATGGAAAAAATGGGATTTAGGATTGGTGACACCTTAGGTACTATAGATTATAGCAATGGATCTGCCAGGGACGAGCCAATTGCTGTGAAAGTGAGAAAGGAGAGACTAGGACTTGGTGCAGAACAAAATGCTAAAGATTTGGAGTCCCTAGAATTGGATTCATATAAGCTTCGAGTCAGTgaccagaagaaagtgacCGAATTTAGACGACAACTCTCAAATGTCATGAAACTTTGCTTTGAAATCAGTGGTGAGGCTAATAACTTGTACAGTAACTACGACCTCAGTAAGGTCAACGAGTTATGGAGGCCGTATGCTGTGAAACTAGTGGAGCATGACAATTCAGTCAAGATCAGTCAGAGAATAGGAAATAATAAGATACAAACGGTACTGACTTCAGGCTTCGCTTCAATCGACAACATAGAAGACCCGGAGTCCGCCATGATTTCCCTTCTACAGTACTTGAGAAAAAATCATTTctactgcttcttctgCGGATGTAGCTACAGCGACGTAActgatcttgaacaacattGTCCAGGGATATTTGCAGATGATCATCAAATCTAG
- a CDS encoding predicted protein encodes MSYHNSGGHRPRGGYQGSSYRGSGGQQSGSGGYNRYNNNNGSNSYVTIIMERRPFKRNAYQAAYHQPHNAYNQQGNRYNDTQFQIWMGGLDPTWTEESIANIWQTVGVPPVSVKIMRDKFNTTKPPYSFVTFANEKEVDTAVQKNGLVIPGSARTFKINYAGGPNSRYPDSSNSRQIAPKNEHSIFIGDLALDVTEDLIFAKFNTQFPGQVKQVKIMFDQQTGANKGFGFVRFTNIEIKNRALKEMNGVVVGSRAIRVGQASGSNSGGFSSPAPESENHEISRVHLSQSQPALNQFTDPNNTTLSITGLSSKFTEDELALHFIAFGDIVACKLSDDLQSASIKFFSRSAAEWAVLFLHGAIINDCNISITWGKDSSTTYKAAIKPPLTYGSFDINTLRLDNFSKQELSELFTVEVNGNSPLPASNINELHVKSKLANHNLLESALY; translated from the exons ATGTCGTACCATAACTCCGGTGGCCATCGGCCGAGAGGAGGATACCAAGGAAGCAGCTATAGAGGCTCTGGAGGTCAGCAGTCTGGAAGCGGAGGATACAACAGatacaataacaataatggTAGCAATAGTTATG TAACAATTATAATGGAG AGAAGACCGTTCAAAAGAAATGCCTATCAAGCAGCATACCA TCAACCTCACAATGCCTACAATCAGCAAGGAAATCGTTACAACGATACCCAATTCCAGATCTGGATGGGAGGATTGGATCCCACTTGGACAGAGGAAAGCATTGCTAATATATGGCAAACCGTAGGAGTGCCGCCAGTTTCTGTCAAGATTATGAgagacaagttcaacacGACAAAACCACCGTATTCATTTGTTACGTTTGCTAATGAAAAGGAAGTAGATACTGCTGTACAGAAAAATGGGTTGGTAATTCCAGGATCCGCAAGAACGTTCAAAATCAACTATGCTGGAGGACCCAA ctCTAGATACCCAGATTCGTCCAATTCACGACAAATAGCACCCAAAAACGAACACTCGATCTTCATTGGCGATTTGGCCTTGGATGTGACGGAAGATCTCATTTTCGCCAAGTTCAATACTCAGTTCCCAGGACAAGTGAAACAGGTTAAAATTATGTTCGATCAACAGACTGGTGCCAATAAAGGCTTTGGGTTTGTCCGTTTCACCAATATCGAAATCAAAAATCGGGCTCTCAAGGAGATGAATGGCGTAGTTGTAGGCAGTAGAGCCATAAGAGTTGGACAAGCTAGCGGAAGCAATAGTGGAGGATTTTCCAGTCCAGCCCCAGAGAGCGAGAACCATGAAATCTCGCGTGTACATCTCAGTCAGTCACAGCCAGCATTGAACCAATTCACGGACCCCAACAACACTACTTTGCTGATAACAGGTTTATCATCCAAATTTACCGAGGACGAGTTGGCTTTGCATTTCATTGCTTTTGGCGATATAGTAGCATGTAAACTTTCAGACGACTTGCAGTCGGCATCGATCAAGTTCTTCCTGAGATCGGCTGCTGAATGGGCCGTCTTGTTCTTACATGGAGCCATTATCAATGATTGCAATATACTGATAACATGGGGTAAAGATTCCTCCACGACGTACAAAGCAGCTATTAAGCCACCTTTGACTTACGGATCTTTCGATATAAATACGCTCCGCTTGGACAATTTTTCTAAACAAGAATTGTCCGAGCTCTTCACCGTAGAAGTCAACGGAAACAGCCCATTGCCAGCTTCTAATATCAATGAATTACACgtgaaatcaaaattgGCAAATCACAATTTGCTAGAGTCTGCCTTATATTAG
- a CDS encoding predicted protein, whose protein sequence is MIARPSRNVARVVFKRLQHSAAESASTAKASGFNNKFNFNINPPNVHEYWNYRNASVLLAVIPVYLGVGYVAKYLGANLDGFEGLIEFADNDQLKTLKFGEPQTK, encoded by the coding sequence ATGATTGCTAGACCGCTGAGAAATGTTGCCAGAGTAGTATTCAAGAGATTACAGCACTCAGCTGCCGAATCTGCATCTACTGCCAAGGCTTCCggcttcaacaacaaattcaatttcaacataAACCCACCTAATGTGCATGAATACTGGAACTACCGCAATGCCAGTGTGTTATTGGCAGTTATTCCCGTTTACTTAGGTGTTGGCTATGTAGCCAAGTATCTCGGGGCCAATCTTGACGGCTTTGAGGGTCTCATTGAGTTTGCTGACAACGATCAGTTGAAGACTCTCAAGTTTGGTGAGCCACAGACGAAGTAG
- a CDS encoding predicted protein, translated as MLRIGLSSVRGARIARAAPRVSAFRSLTTKTTITDHATGRVITLTDPNRPEIGDYPDFTPQLAQDKDPYAKYDDPQNRRNLNDPVSINDDLYDIWSPDYYQFVSDKTALKHNAIFFSLVFGFGATIWYFQLNPEKPAMPRSFPFGGLAKELGSGSAEDDYFYRVKADTTAEQELGFLGADNDTVANKDSYISQNSDFIKA; from the coding sequence ATGCTCAGAATCGGATTGTCCTCTGTGAGAGGGGCCAGAATCGCCAGAGCTGCTCCCAGAGTTTCTGCCTTCAGAAGCTTGACCACCAAGACTACCATTACTGACCACGCTACTGGGCGAGTTATCACCTTGACCGACCCCAACAGACCAGAGATAGGTGACTATCCCGACTTCACACCGCAGTTGGCCCAAGACAAGGATCCATATGCCAAATATGATGATCCccaaaatagaagaaacttgaacGATCCCGTTTCCATTAACGATGATTTGTACGACATCTGGTCTCCAGACTACTACCAGTTTGTCTCAGACAAGACTGCTTTGAAACATAACGCTATATTCTTTTCGCTTGTATTTGGCTTCGGTGCTACCATCTGGTACTTCCAGTTGAACCCGGAGAAGCCAGCCATGCCTAGATCTTTCCCATTTGGTGGTTTGGCCAAAGAGTTGGGCTCGGGCTCAGCTGAAGATGACTACTTCTATCGTGTTAAAGCCGATACTACTGCAGAACAGGAGTTAGGCTTCTTGGGTGCCGACAATGACACGGTTGCCAACAAGGACTCGTACATAAGCCAGAATTCGGACTTTATCAAGGCCTAA